One window of Mediterraneibacter gnavus ATCC 29149 genomic DNA carries:
- a CDS encoding NAD(P)/FAD-dependent oxidoreductase, with translation MFEHVFAPIRIRDMELKNRIILPAMGTRMAEENGAVTDKLIAYHAARAKGGCALNIVEVAAVHTPSAPAHFVSISEDHLIEGHKKLTDAIHENGGKAGIQLWQGSIAVSMDPKAQVLVVSDMNFGPYTIKAITKEQIQEVIACYGKAAARAVEAGYDCLEFHLAHNYLPHSFLSAGFNHREDEYGGSFENRCRFPLEVIDELRRNMPEGMPLFIRIDAQDDMLENGLTIEEVIRFCKSAKEHGVDVLDVSRGNIITAASMYEVPPIDVPNGFNIENAARIRKETGMLTVGVGRINTAELAEEILSQDKVDMVVLGRAQLADPEFANKARAGKVDEIVHCVGCNQGCYDGFCDVANRPHITCMRNPMIGHEAEYDLNKAEASKKVWVIGGGVAGMEAAKILHERGHEVTLFEATNQLGGEFLLAGEAPGKAEMKSAAMEMAAQVEKLVTVHKNTKVDAQMLEQADVDAVILAIGSSPITINLEGMDKLWHVSAPEVLRHEVCPKGKVAVIGGGLVGLETADTLATDGCEVTVLEMKDSIGSDLGSLRKIAVMMKMQQLQVKLLPNSKVCKFTEEGIVLEDGTQIPCECAVFAVGFLANDSHPLAEVCEKRKLPYYVIGDAKSARRALDAIAEGFEVARTL, from the coding sequence ATGTTTGAACATGTATTTGCTCCGATCCGGATTCGGGATATGGAGCTGAAAAACAGGATTATCCTGCCGGCAATGGGGACCAGAATGGCGGAGGAAAACGGAGCTGTGACAGATAAGCTGATTGCGTATCACGCAGCCAGAGCAAAGGGCGGATGCGCATTGAATATCGTGGAGGTGGCAGCCGTACATACGCCGAGTGCACCGGCACATTTTGTATCCATCAGTGAGGATCATCTGATTGAGGGACATAAGAAACTGACAGATGCGATCCATGAGAATGGAGGAAAAGCGGGAATTCAGCTCTGGCAGGGATCTATCGCGGTTTCCATGGATCCAAAAGCACAGGTTTTGGTTGTTTCAGATATGAATTTTGGACCATATACGATCAAAGCGATTACAAAGGAACAGATCCAGGAAGTCATTGCATGTTATGGAAAGGCGGCAGCCAGAGCTGTGGAGGCCGGATATGACTGTCTGGAATTTCATCTGGCGCATAATTATCTGCCGCATTCTTTCTTAAGTGCAGGATTCAATCACAGAGAGGACGAATATGGCGGCAGCTTTGAGAACCGCTGCAGATTTCCGTTGGAAGTGATCGATGAACTGCGCAGAAATATGCCGGAAGGAATGCCTTTGTTCATCCGGATCGATGCGCAGGATGATATGTTGGAGAACGGACTGACGATCGAGGAAGTGATCCGATTCTGTAAGAGTGCAAAGGAGCATGGAGTCGATGTGCTGGATGTATCCAGAGGAAATATCATTACGGCAGCATCCATGTATGAGGTGCCGCCAATCGATGTGCCAAATGGATTTAACATTGAAAATGCGGCCAGAATCCGCAAAGAGACAGGCATGCTGACAGTTGGTGTTGGAAGGATCAACACAGCAGAACTGGCAGAAGAGATTTTGTCTCAGGATAAAGTGGATATGGTAGTACTGGGAAGAGCCCAGCTTGCGGATCCGGAATTTGCAAACAAAGCCAGAGCGGGAAAAGTGGATGAGATCGTACACTGTGTGGGCTGTAATCAGGGCTGCTATGACGGATTCTGTGATGTGGCCAACCGTCCGCATATTACCTGCATGAGAAATCCGATGATCGGTCACGAGGCAGAGTATGATCTGAATAAAGCAGAAGCATCGAAAAAAGTATGGGTGATCGGAGGCGGAGTGGCCGGAATGGAAGCTGCAAAGATTCTCCATGAAAGAGGACATGAAGTAACACTGTTTGAAGCGACAAATCAGTTGGGAGGAGAATTCCTTCTTGCAGGAGAGGCGCCTGGAAAAGCTGAGATGAAATCTGCAGCGATGGAGATGGCAGCGCAGGTAGAAAAACTGGTGACGGTTCATAAAAATACAAAAGTTGATGCGCAGATGCTGGAACAGGCAGATGTCGATGCAGTGATCCTGGCAATCGGATCTTCTCCGATTACCATCAATCTGGAGGGAATGGATAAGCTTTGGCATGTATCTGCACCGGAGGTGCTTCGGCATGAAGTCTGTCCGAAAGGAAAGGTAGCGGTGATCGGAGGCGGTCTGGTTGGTCTGGAAACAGCAGACACGCTTGCGACAGACGGATGTGAAGTCACTGTTCTGGAGATGAAAGACAGTATCGGAAGTGATCTGGGAAGCCTGCGTAAGATAGCTGTTATGATGAAAATGCAGCAGTTACAGGTAAAACTTTTGCCAAACAGCAAAGTATGTAAATTTACAGAAGAGGGGATTGTGCTGGAAGACGGAACGCAGATTCCATGTGAATGTGCAGTATTTGCGGTTGGATTTTTGGCAAACGATTCTCATCCGCTTGCAGAAGTGTGTGAAAAGAGAAAGCTTCCATATTATGTGATCGGAGACGCAAAATCGGCAAGAAGAGCTCTGGATGCGATTGCAGAAGGATTTGAGGTAGCGAGAACACTGTAG
- a CDS encoding uracil-xanthine permease family protein, producing MNHSQNSKTKRQKDREMVYQLEGRPGLSTAVPLGLQHVLAMFTSNLAPILIIASVCGLSGADTVIMVQCAMFVSGLTTFVQLYPIKLGKNRQIGANLPIVMGTSFAFVPTASAIGAASGIGAVLGGCLAGSMIEVLMGFFYKYIRRFFPPLVVGCTLVTIGVNLLDVGVDYFAGGSGAEDYGSIQNLSVAFFVLLIVVLLQRFGKGLLKNSAILVGLVAGYVLAYFLGMVDTSVIADAAWFGIPLPMQFKLEFHLSAILSFAALFVTSGLETIGNTSGITIAGFDREATEKETSGAILADALGSTTAAVFNALPNTAFGQNAGIVAMTKVVNKWCIATGAFILMISGFFPKLGAIFSAIPNAVLGGAIITVFGMILINGIKMIAKAGFSERNILVMGLTFAFGLGMTSHPDAVAQLPSALRFIFSDSVTGTCIVAIVANFLFPMKDEEDIKKAKEAMLD from the coding sequence ATGAATCATTCTCAGAATTCAAAAACAAAAAGACAAAAGGACCGCGAAATGGTCTATCAATTAGAAGGACGTCCGGGGTTATCCACAGCTGTACCTCTGGGTCTTCAACACGTACTTGCAATGTTTACTTCCAACCTTGCTCCCATACTTATCATTGCCAGCGTCTGTGGACTGTCCGGAGCTGATACCGTAATCATGGTACAATGTGCAATGTTTGTTTCTGGACTGACAACTTTTGTTCAGCTGTATCCCATTAAGCTTGGAAAAAACCGTCAGATTGGAGCCAATCTTCCTATTGTAATGGGTACTTCCTTTGCATTCGTACCTACAGCCTCGGCCATTGGAGCTGCCAGCGGAATCGGCGCTGTTCTCGGAGGATGTCTTGCAGGAAGTATGATCGAAGTTTTGATGGGATTTTTCTACAAATACATCCGTCGCTTTTTCCCGCCACTTGTTGTGGGTTGTACGCTCGTGACGATCGGTGTTAATCTTCTGGACGTCGGAGTGGACTATTTTGCCGGTGGTTCAGGAGCCGAGGATTATGGTTCCATTCAAAACCTCAGCGTTGCATTCTTTGTTCTGCTGATCGTTGTACTGCTTCAGCGTTTCGGAAAAGGATTATTAAAAAATTCTGCCATTCTTGTCGGTCTGGTCGCAGGATATGTCCTCGCTTACTTTCTCGGAATGGTAGACACTTCTGTAATCGCAGATGCCGCATGGTTTGGAATCCCGCTTCCTATGCAGTTTAAACTGGAATTCCACCTTTCCGCTATTTTAAGCTTTGCCGCACTGTTCGTAACTTCCGGTCTGGAGACGATCGGCAATACTTCCGGTATCACCATCGCCGGTTTCGACAGAGAAGCTACCGAAAAAGAAACTTCCGGTGCAATCCTGGCAGATGCACTTGGTTCCACAACTGCTGCTGTATTTAACGCACTTCCAAATACAGCATTCGGACAGAACGCCGGAATTGTCGCCATGACAAAAGTAGTAAACAAATGGTGTATTGCTACCGGAGCATTTATTTTAATGATCTCCGGGTTTTTCCCAAAGCTTGGCGCTATTTTTTCAGCAATTCCAAATGCAGTCCTCGGCGGTGCAATCATTACCGTATTCGGTATGATTTTGATCAACGGTATCAAGATGATCGCCAAAGCAGGATTCAGTGAGCGCAACATTCTTGTCATGGGCCTTACCTTTGCATTCGGTCTTGGTATGACAAGCCATCCGGACGCAGTTGCACAGCTGCCATCCGCATTAAGATTTATCTTCAGTGATTCTGTAACAGGAACCTGTATTGTGGCAATCGTTGCAAACTTTTTATTTCCTATGAAAGACGAAGAAGATATTAAAAAAGCAAAAGAGGCTATGTTAGATTAA
- a CDS encoding autorepressor SdpR family transcription factor, translated as MAFAETFKALSDPVRREILVLLKKEKLSAGEIGKHFEMTGATISYHLKILKKADLIRETKYKNFIYYELNISVVEELMLWLSDLKGDSTL; from the coding sequence ATGGCATTTGCGGAGACTTTCAAAGCGCTTTCGGATCCGGTACGCAGGGAGATTCTTGTTCTTCTGAAGAAAGAAAAACTTTCAGCAGGAGAAATCGGGAAACATTTTGAAATGACAGGAGCAACGATCTCCTATCATCTGAAAATCCTGAAGAAGGCAGATCTGATACGGGAAACGAAATACAAGAATTTTATTTATTACGAGCTGAATATTTCTGTGGTGGAAGAGCTGATGCTCTGGCTGTCAGACTTGAAAGGGGATTCAACATTATGA
- a CDS encoding SdpI family protein: protein MKENKSKVIITSIVTVFPMVIGFLLWNRLPEKIATHFGSEGADGWSTKLFAVVIFPLILLVIHLFCLGVTLNDPKKKNIGRAMMTLIFWIVPVLSVVSNLSIYGYALGMDVNMEVIVSILMGGIFILLGNYMSKNHQNYTVGIKLPWTLNSEENWNRTHRMAGKLWILAGLVFWGSVFFENNMVPIVIIVVVVTIPMIYSFVLYKKGI, encoded by the coding sequence ATGAAAGAAAATAAATCAAAAGTTATCATTACCAGCATTGTTACTGTTTTTCCAATGGTGATCGGTTTTCTGCTCTGGAATCGACTGCCGGAAAAGATTGCAACACATTTCGGGAGTGAAGGGGCAGATGGATGGAGTACAAAGCTGTTTGCAGTGGTGATTTTCCCGCTCATATTATTAGTCATCCATTTGTTCTGCCTGGGTGTGACCTTAAATGATCCCAAGAAGAAAAATATCGGAAGAGCGATGATGACGCTGATCTTCTGGATCGTTCCGGTTCTGTCTGTCGTGTCTAATCTGTCTATTTATGGATATGCACTTGGCATGGATGTGAATATGGAGGTGATCGTCAGTATTTTGATGGGTGGCATATTTATCCTGTTGGGAAATTATATGTCGAAGAATCATCAGAATTATACGGTGGGGATCAAACTTCCATGGACCTTGAACAGTGAGGAGAATTGGAATCGTACGCATAGAATGGCAGGAAAATTATGGATTCTGGCAGGACTGGTATTTTGGGGAAGTGTATTTTTTGAAAACAACATGGTACCAATTGTGATCATAGTCGTTGTTGTGACGATCCCGATGATCTATTCGTTTGTACTTTATAAAAAGGGAATCTGA
- a CDS encoding peptidyl-prolyl cis-trans isomerase: MEQKIIAVVAGREIKESDFEKFLQNVPREQQAYLSNPQFRQQCLDQFVALHMFAELGGEMKLEETEEYQEMVENAKRDILAQMTMREVMKDAVVTEEDVKNYYEEHKQQFTKGETVRAKHILTDSKEKCDAILAAIQSGETSFEDAAKEKSTCPSGAKGGDLGEFGKGQMVKEFEDAAFTAEIGAIVGPVQTQFGYHLIKVEEKKDAAVADFEEVKNSIRNQLLQQRQNKVYSDKVKELREKYVQE; this comes from the coding sequence ATGGAACAGAAAATAATAGCAGTTGTGGCAGGAAGAGAAATCAAAGAATCTGATTTTGAAAAATTCCTGCAGAATGTACCGAGAGAGCAGCAGGCGTATCTTTCCAATCCACAGTTCAGACAGCAGTGTCTGGATCAGTTTGTAGCACTTCATATGTTTGCGGAGCTCGGCGGGGAGATGAAGCTGGAAGAGACAGAAGAATATCAGGAGATGGTAGAAAATGCCAAGAGAGATATCCTTGCACAGATGACAATGCGAGAAGTGATGAAAGATGCAGTTGTGACAGAAGAGGATGTCAAAAATTATTATGAGGAGCACAAGCAGCAGTTTACAAAAGGAGAGACTGTTCGCGCAAAACATATTCTGACAGATTCCAAAGAAAAATGTGATGCGATTTTAGCGGCGATCCAGAGCGGAGAGACATCCTTTGAAGATGCTGCAAAAGAAAAATCTACATGTCCGTCCGGAGCAAAAGGCGGAGATCTTGGAGAGTTTGGGAAAGGACAGATGGTAAAAGAGTTTGAAGATGCTGCGTTTACAGCAGAGATCGGTGCGATTGTGGGACCGGTTCAGACACAGTTCGGATATCATCTGATCAAAGTGGAAGAGAAAAAGGATGCGGCAGTTGCAGATTTCGAGGAAGTAAAGAATTCAATCAGGAACCAGCTCTTGCAGCAGAGACAGAATAAAGTCTACAGTGATAAAGTAAAAGAACTGCGGGAGAAATACGTTCAGGAATAA
- a CDS encoding GNAT family N-acetyltransferase has product MIRKYQPQDLEHIMKIWLETNLAAHGFIPAEYWNEQYEAVKEALPQADILIYEEEGTVLGFLGLQDSYIAGLFVEKASRSRGIGRLLLEAAKSGRQELTLHAYAENTGAVRFYEREGFQTAAFEKEETTGREGVLMRWTREEEKNSL; this is encoded by the coding sequence GTGATACGTAAATATCAACCACAGGATTTAGAGCACATAATGAAAATCTGGCTGGAGACAAATCTTGCTGCTCATGGCTTTATCCCGGCAGAGTATTGGAACGAGCAGTATGAAGCTGTAAAAGAGGCTCTGCCGCAGGCCGATATTCTGATTTATGAAGAAGAGGGGACAGTTCTTGGATTTCTGGGATTACAGGACAGTTATATCGCGGGACTTTTTGTGGAAAAAGCATCTCGGTCCAGGGGGATTGGCCGCTTGCTTCTGGAAGCTGCTAAATCGGGACGGCAGGAACTGACACTTCACGCTTATGCAGAGAACACAGGAGCAGTCCGGTTTTATGAACGAGAAGGGTTTCAAACGGCAGCATTTGAAAAGGAAGAAACGACGGGACGTGAGGGTGTTTTGATGCGCTGGACAAGAGAAGAAGAGAAAAACAGCCTTTAA